Proteins found in one Candidatus Hydrogenedens sp. genomic segment:
- the rpsP gene encoding 30S ribosomal protein S16, with protein sequence MATVIRLKRGGRTHEPYYRIVVMDSRERRQGKEIDIIGFYQPKARPEPITKIDEEKLKQWLNKGVRTSDTVHSLIKKMGILKNTQNT encoded by the coding sequence ATGGCAACAGTAATACGGTTAAAAAGAGGTGGAAGAACTCATGAACCTTACTATCGTATCGTAGTTATGGATTCAAGAGAAAGAAGACAGGGAAAAGAGATTGATATTATTGGGTTTTACCAACCCAAGGCTCGCCCTGAACCTATTACAAAGATTGACGAAGAGAAATTGAAGCAATGGCTGAATAAAGGTGTTCGCACATCGGATACGGTGCATTCATTAATCAAAAAAATGGGTATATTAAAAAATACCCAGAACACTTAA
- a CDS encoding KH domain-containing protein, whose amino-acid sequence MKDLVEFIAKKLVKKPEEVSVSSIESEEQIVLQLKVEKEDMGRIIGKNGKTIKAIRTIINIASAKLGKKVNLEVLE is encoded by the coding sequence GTGAAAGACCTTGTAGAATTTATAGCTAAAAAATTGGTTAAAAAGCCTGAAGAAGTATCCGTATCTTCCATAGAATCCGAAGAGCAAATAGTATTGCAATTGAAAGTGGAGAAGGAAGATATGGGAAGGATTATAGGTAAGAATGGTAAGACGATTAAAGCAATACGGACAATAATTAATATTGCTTCTGCCAAATTAGGTAAAAAAGTAAATCTGGAAGTTCTCGAATAA